One Methanocaldococcus infernus ME DNA segment encodes these proteins:
- a CDS encoding RlmE family RNA methyltransferase: MGRKDKNWIMKRKRDPYYRLAKKLKYRSRAYFKLLQINEKFHFLKPKQAVLDLGCAPGGWMEAAKEIVGDQGLIVGIDLQKVKPFKDKNLIPIQGDFTKERNLKKIKEILRERGREKFDVVISDASPNISGHWAVDHARSVELVKTALQIATEMLRKDGHFVAKVFYGDMVDELKNLAKKYFDKVYLTKPRASRKESSEIYLIAKRFKGKSWEEEDRIERDIKKEEDEELLIKKIKRMKECSNMQ, encoded by the coding sequence ATGGGAAGAAAAGACAAAAACTGGATAATGAAGAGGAAGAGAGATCCTTACTATAGGTTGGCTAAAAAGTTAAAGTATAGGTCAAGAGCTTACTTTAAACTTTTACAAATCAATGAGAAGTTCCATTTTTTAAAGCCTAAACAAGCTGTCTTAGACCTTGGCTGTGCTCCTGGAGGATGGATGGAAGCTGCTAAGGAGATTGTTGGAGATCAGGGGTTGATAGTTGGAATTGATTTACAAAAAGTAAAGCCATTTAAGGATAAAAATCTTATCCCTATCCAAGGAGATTTTACAAAGGAGAGGAATTTAAAAAAAATTAAAGAGATCTTAAGAGAGAGAGGAAGGGAGAAGTTTGATGTTGTTATAAGTGATGCTTCCCCTAACATAAGTGGCCACTGGGCTGTTGACCATGCAAGATCTGTAGAGTTGGTTAAGACAGCTTTACAGATAGCCACCGAAATGTTAAGAAAAGATGGCCACTTTGTGGCAAAGGTGTTCTATGGAGATATGGTTGATGAGCTAAAAAATTTAGCTAAAAAGTATTTTGATAAAGTTTATTTAACAAAGCCAAGAGCCTCAAGGAAGGAGAGTTCTGAAATTTATTTAATAGCTAAGAGATTTAAAGGAAAGTCTTGGGAGGAAGAAGATAGAATTGAGAGAGATATTAAGAAAGAGGAAGATGAAGAGCTATTAATTAAAAAAATAAAAAGGATGAAAGAATGTTCAAATATGCAATAA
- the glgP gene encoding alpha-glucan family phosphorylase, whose product MKKTAYFCMEFAIDQALKTYAGGLGFLAGSHFRAAKRLNQPLVGVSILWSYGYYDQVRDVNGDMEVKYIRKYYEFLEDLNFKFSIKINNRDVWVKVYKLEEDVFNTCPIYFLTTDIPENDDFGREISYRLYDANNLLHVAQEILLGKGGYIAIKELEKDVELFHMNEPHSLPLVFKMLSEHNLSYVKEHVVFTTHTPLPEGNEVQDLNFLNSMNFFEDVSLEVAKKLGGEPFNYTACALRVSKKANAVSKRHREVCEEMWRGLKDRCEIMAITNAQDRHYWQDSIIKEAAEKYDIDLLRERKLELKEILFEEVADQTGKIFKKNRLTVVWARRFVPYKRPYILLYDERKLRELIKKKKIQVIWAGKPHPADSKMIATFNYIVSKTRSLKGAAILTGYELKLSKMLKQGSDIWLNTPKLKHEASGTSGMTASMNASIHMSTLDGWHVEWAKMYPDDSFTIGDGVRDDDEYVANCIYSLLSDVSDLYDTEAWWIKACNCVNHIVEYFDAERMAKEYAEKLYK is encoded by the coding sequence ATGAAGAAGACAGCCTATTTTTGTATGGAGTTTGCTATAGATCAGGCTCTAAAAACCTATGCTGGAGGGCTTGGCTTCCTTGCAGGCTCACACTTTAGAGCAGCTAAGAGGTTAAATCAGCCCTTGGTTGGAGTCTCCATACTATGGAGCTATGGTTATTATGACCAAGTTAGAGATGTCAATGGAGATATGGAAGTGAAGTACATAAGAAAATATTATGAGTTCTTAGAAGACTTAAACTTCAAATTTTCCATTAAAATAAATAATAGGGATGTTTGGGTTAAGGTTTATAAGTTAGAGGAAGATGTCTTTAACACTTGCCCAATCTATTTTTTAACCACTGACATCCCTGAAAATGATGACTTTGGAAGGGAAATTAGTTATAGGTTGTATGATGCCAACAATCTTTTACATGTGGCTCAAGAGATTCTCTTAGGGAAGGGAGGTTACATAGCTATAAAAGAGCTTGAGAAAGATGTTGAATTATTCCACATGAATGAGCCCCACTCTCTACCATTGGTTTTTAAGATGCTCTCTGAGCATAACTTAAGCTATGTTAAAGAGCATGTAGTTTTCACTACTCACACCCCTCTACCAGAGGGAAATGAGGTTCAAGATCTAAACTTCTTAAATTCAATGAACTTCTTTGAAGATGTTAGCTTAGAGGTTGCTAAAAAACTTGGTGGTGAGCCCTTTAACTATACTGCCTGTGCTTTAAGGGTTAGTAAAAAAGCTAATGCAGTGTCTAAGAGGCATAGGGAAGTTTGTGAAGAGATGTGGAGAGGTTTAAAGGATAGGTGTGAAATTATGGCTATAACAAATGCTCAAGATAGGCATTATTGGCAAGATTCTATAATAAAGGAGGCTGCTGAGAAGTATGATATAGATCTATTAAGGGAGAGAAAGTTAGAGCTTAAAGAGATCTTATTTGAAGAAGTTGCTGATCAGACAGGAAAGATTTTTAAAAAGAATAGGCTAACAGTGGTTTGGGCAAGAAGATTTGTTCCCTATAAAAGGCCATACATCTTACTATATGATGAGAGGAAGCTTAGGGAATTAATAAAGAAAAAGAAAATTCAAGTAATATGGGCAGGTAAGCCACATCCAGCAGATAGTAAGATGATAGCAACCTTCAACTATATAGTTTCAAAAACAAGAAGCCTTAAAGGAGCTGCTATCTTAACTGGATATGAGTTAAAGTTAAGTAAGATGTTAAAGCAAGGCTCAGATATATGGCTCAACACTCCTAAGTTAAAGCATGAAGCCTCTGGAACTTCAGGAATGACTGCTTCAATGAATGCCTCTATTCACATGAGCACCTTAGATGGCTGGCATGTAGAATGGGCTAAGATGTATCCAGATGATAGCTTCACCATAGGAGATGGAGTTAGGGATGATGATGAATATGTTGCTAACTGTATCTACTCTCTACTCTCAGATGTCTCTGATCTCTATGACACTGAAGCTTGGTGGATCAAGGCTTGTAACTGTGTAAATCATATAGTTGAATACTTTGATGCTGAGAGGATGGCTAAAGAATATGCTGAGAAATTATATAAATAA
- a CDS encoding alkaline phosphatase: protein MKKFLAILLISLLLASGLSFALSNKPIEGRAKNVIVLIGDGMGISQVYITKLCYGHLAMEDFPYSGYEMTNSLSGEVTDSAAAGTAIATGFKTYNKIISQVKNNGKYYNVTTLLELAKKLDKATGLVTTTRITHATPAVFGAHVENRDMEKEIAKQYLEKKINVLLGGGKEEFSNELLEKYKEEGYEIVYNKDQLEKANSKYLLGLFSDSHIPYVLDRNEDVPSLLDMTKKAIEILEKNPNGFFLMVEGGRIDHACHGNDIASVVAETKEFDDVVRYCLNYAKKRGDTLVIVLADHETGGLGLGLNYGDSIDEDKILNIKASAYRMAKLIKEGADPKTVLKTYANIELNKDELQKIDEALKSTNKYALSNTIAEIIDERVGVKFISHKHTAVPVPLLAYGPGAEDFMGFHHHVDTSKLVAKDMLFRGDYAVSIKGITHVKGDANGDFKVDKEDAYITLLYYVGNFANTDQEKLLDMDNNGVIDYNDVYLILEQS, encoded by the coding sequence ATGAAGAAATTCTTAGCTATACTTTTAATATCTCTTCTCTTAGCATCAGGTTTAAGTTTCGCTCTCTCAAATAAGCCAATAGAAGGAAGGGCTAAGAATGTTATAGTCTTAATTGGAGATGGAATGGGAATTTCCCAAGTTTATATAACTAAGCTCTGCTATGGACATTTAGCAATGGAAGACTTTCCATATTCTGGCTATGAGATGACTAATTCTTTAAGTGGTGAAGTTACTGATTCAGCTGCAGCTGGGACAGCTATAGCAACTGGATTTAAGACCTACAATAAGATTATCTCACAGGTTAAGAATAATGGGAAATATTACAATGTAACAACTCTCTTAGAGTTGGCTAAGAAATTAGACAAAGCTACAGGATTGGTTACAACTACAAGAATAACACATGCTACTCCAGCAGTGTTTGGAGCTCATGTTGAAAATAGAGATATGGAAAAAGAAATAGCTAAGCAATACTTGGAGAAAAAAATTAATGTCCTTTTAGGTGGAGGAAAAGAGGAATTTTCTAATGAGTTGTTGGAGAAATATAAAGAAGAAGGTTATGAAATAGTTTATAATAAAGATCAGCTGGAAAAGGCTAACAGCAAATACTTGTTAGGACTATTTTCAGATAGCCATATTCCTTATGTTTTAGATAGAAATGAAGATGTACCAAGCTTGTTAGACATGACTAAAAAGGCTATAGAGATATTGGAGAAAAATCCTAATGGTTTCTTCTTAATGGTTGAAGGTGGAAGAATAGATCATGCATGTCATGGAAATGACATAGCTTCAGTGGTAGCTGAAACTAAGGAGTTTGATGATGTTGTCAGATACTGCTTAAACTATGCCAAAAAGAGAGGAGATACTTTAGTTATTGTCTTAGCTGACCATGAAACTGGGGGCTTAGGTTTAGGATTAAACTATGGAGACTCTATAGATGAGGACAAAATTTTAAATATCAAGGCTTCAGCCTATAGAATGGCTAAGCTTATTAAAGAAGGAGCAGATCCTAAGACAGTTTTAAAGACTTATGCCAATATAGAGCTAAATAAAGATGAATTACAAAAAATTGATGAGGCTTTAAAATCAACTAATAAGTATGCACTCTCAAATACCATAGCTGAGATTATTGATGAGAGAGTAGGGGTTAAATTTATCTCCCATAAGCATACAGCTGTTCCTGTCCCACTCTTAGCCTATGGTCCAGGAGCAGAGGACTTTATGGGCTTCCATCACCATGTAGATACAAGTAAGTTAGTGGCTAAAGATATGCTATTTAGAGGAGACTATGCTGTCTCTATAAAAGGAATTACCCATGTTAAAGGAGATGCAAATGGAGACTTTAAAGTAGATAAGGAAGATGCTTATATAACCTTATTATACTATGTAGGAAACTTTGCAAACACTGATCAGGAAAAATTATTAGATATGGACAACAATGGAGTTATTGACTACAATGATGTCTACCTCATCTTAGAGCAATCCTAA
- a CDS encoding OB-fold nucleic acid binding domain-containing protein, which produces MNYEYVKKILSKKLNLTEDEIEERVKGLINEYGGIITKEAAILMLAKEEGIDIEEEPEEEFKIKDLEDGMIVSIKGKVYDVRESSTESQRVINLVIGDETGYVPVTLWNINIELEEGDIIELKKVRVKRKKRLSLVSTDETEVIKLGKEEVETKKIKDLNIGDFAIIEGSVFSSLPIKRFEKGKFRSFILSDGEDSIRVVLWHDLADTEIRVGDLVRVKGWIVPNYYNPNQLECSATNIEILERADGEIEVVPIEDLKYRDEGERVSIRGKVLAKSLKRTVELEKPIKVQDLIVEDETGRVKITFWGMGCSHLDNVSEGDIVLIKNCKVKKYVGMDGEEVISLNAGIDSEVIIEKKGEVKFNKIKEILEENLDIANVFGVVTDVKDNIVEVDGVKKRVKNVIIDDGTPIRLTLWEEAANIELEEGDVIKVYNASVKKNELVLTRYGRIEKVRFYNKKFIIELIEDELSEVRGTIVKKEEDEIELCPICRRRVINGECPNCGIVEAEKVKLLRVMLDDGTGVLECRAYGKRAEKLNRELGDEIVIYGILKNKIFNVKAIKRFDINREIEYLKKVLEEER; this is translated from the coding sequence ATGAACTATGAATATGTTAAAAAAATCTTATCTAAGAAGTTGAATTTAACTGAGGATGAGATTGAAGAGAGAGTTAAGGGGTTAATAAATGAGTATGGGGGAATTATAACCAAGGAAGCTGCCATTTTAATGCTTGCTAAGGAGGAAGGGATAGATATTGAGGAAGAGCCAGAGGAAGAGTTTAAAATTAAAGATCTTGAAGATGGAATGATAGTGAGTATAAAGGGAAAGGTTTATGATGTTAGGGAGAGCTCAACAGAGAGTCAGAGGGTTATAAACTTAGTTATTGGAGATGAAACTGGCTATGTCCCTGTAACACTTTGGAACATTAATATAGAGTTGGAAGAAGGAGATATTATAGAGCTAAAGAAGGTTAGGGTTAAGAGGAAAAAGAGATTATCCTTAGTTTCCACTGATGAAACAGAGGTTATTAAGCTTGGAAAGGAAGAGGTTGAAACTAAGAAAATCAAAGACTTAAATATTGGAGACTTTGCAATTATTGAAGGCTCTGTCTTCTCTTCCCTACCCATAAAGAGATTTGAAAAGGGAAAGTTCAGATCTTTCATTTTGTCTGATGGAGAAGACAGTATAAGAGTTGTTTTATGGCACGACCTTGCTGACACTGAGATAAGGGTTGGAGACCTTGTTAGAGTTAAAGGTTGGATAGTCCCTAATTATTATAATCCTAACCAACTTGAATGTAGTGCTACAAATATAGAGATCTTAGAAAGAGCAGATGGAGAGATTGAAGTAGTCCCTATTGAAGATTTAAAATATAGAGATGAAGGAGAGAGGGTTTCAATAAGAGGAAAAGTTTTAGCTAAGAGCTTAAAGAGAACTGTTGAGCTTGAAAAACCTATTAAAGTACAAGATTTGATAGTTGAAGATGAAACAGGAAGGGTTAAAATAACCTTTTGGGGGATGGGCTGTAGTCACTTAGATAATGTAAGTGAGGGAGATATAGTTTTAATAAAGAACTGTAAGGTTAAAAAATATGTTGGGATGGATGGAGAGGAAGTGATAAGCTTAAATGCTGGAATAGATAGTGAAGTGATCATAGAGAAAAAGGGAGAAGTTAAATTCAACAAAATAAAGGAGATACTTGAAGAAAACTTAGATATTGCCAATGTCTTTGGAGTGGTTACAGATGTGAAGGATAATATTGTTGAGGTTGATGGAGTTAAGAAGAGGGTTAAAAATGTTATTATAGATGATGGAACCCCTATAAGGTTAACCCTCTGGGAGGAAGCTGCTAACATAGAGCTGGAGGAAGGGGATGTTATTAAGGTTTATAATGCAAGTGTTAAAAAGAATGAGCTGGTTTTAACAAGATATGGGAGGATAGAGAAGGTTAGATTTTACAATAAGAAGTTCATCATTGAGCTCATAGAGGATGAGTTATCAGAGGTTAGGGGAACAATAGTTAAGAAAGAAGAGGATGAAATTGAGCTTTGTCCAATTTGTAGGAGAAGAGTTATAAATGGAGAATGCCCAAACTGTGGAATAGTTGAAGCTGAGAAGGTTAAGCTCTTAAGAGTTATGTTAGATGATGGCACTGGAGTCTTAGAATGTAGAGCCTATGGAAAGAGAGCTGAGAAGTTAAATAGAGAGTTAGGAGATGAAATAGTGATCTATGGAATACTAAAGAATAAAATATTTAATGTTAAAGCTATAAAGAGATTTGATATAAATAGGGAGATAGAGTACTTAAAGAAAGTCTTAGAGGAAGAAAGATGA
- a CDS encoding TIGR00269 family protein: MKCKCGNEGIYYQAYSNKYLCENCFKEEVERRVKKVVKPYMKRGVKINIGISGGKDSLVMAHILNKLSYPEVKLRCIFIHEGIEGFRDKALRVVKKFCEKEGLELKVIYLKEEFNYTLDEMITLLKEYKPCSICAVFRRYLLNKYSKDSDYLAIGHNLDDHAQTILMNYIEGNIKNIIYFGKDAEGFVKRIKPLKYVPEEEVKFYADLVKLEYQKEPCPYSSLSYRHKMKEIIKLLEKMKPGVRFSIVRGYEKLIKLINYEEKINRCKKCNYPCSGELCKVCQYLELIKERMKNEL; encoded by the coding sequence ATGAAGTGTAAGTGTGGGAATGAAGGAATATATTATCAAGCATATTCAAATAAATATTTATGTGAAAACTGTTTTAAGGAGGAGGTTGAGAGAAGAGTAAAGAAAGTAGTAAAGCCCTATATGAAGAGAGGAGTGAAAATAAATATAGGGATTAGTGGAGGGAAGGATAGCTTAGTTATGGCTCACATTTTAAATAAACTATCTTACCCTGAGGTTAAGTTAAGATGTATTTTTATACATGAAGGTATTGAAGGATTTAGAGATAAAGCTTTAAGAGTAGTTAAGAAGTTCTGTGAAAAGGAAGGGTTGGAGTTAAAGGTTATCTATCTGAAAGAAGAGTTTAACTATACTTTAGATGAGATGATCACTTTATTAAAAGAATATAAGCCCTGCTCAATCTGTGCTGTTTTTAGAAGATACTTGTTGAATAAGTATAGTAAAGACTCTGACTACTTAGCCATAGGACATAACTTAGATGACCATGCTCAAACTATTCTAATGAACTATATTGAGGGGAATATAAAAAATATTATTTACTTTGGTAAAGATGCTGAAGGTTTTGTTAAGAGAATAAAGCCACTAAAGTATGTTCCTGAGGAAGAGGTTAAGTTTTATGCTGACCTTGTAAAATTAGAGTATCAAAAAGAGCCTTGTCCTTACTCTTCTCTATCCTATAGGCATAAGATGAAAGAAATTATTAAACTGTTGGAGAAGATGAAGCCAGGAGTTAGGTTTAGTATAGTTAGAGGCTATGAGAAATTAATTAAATTGATAAACTATGAGGAAAAAATTAATAGATGTAAAAAATGTAACTATCCTTGCTCTGGAGAGTTATGTAAAGTTTGCCAATATTTAGAATTAATTAAAGAGAGGATGAAAAATGAACTATGA
- a CDS encoding oligosaccharide flippase family protein gives MIKDSLYILMSNIYSKFMAYLFYYLTAIFLGTSSFGILRALLPILDTLTIFFTSGIPPSIAKFLAEDKEKDLGNYLGILFLMLFLSIFGFIVMINIKYLLGGGYLEIDNSIYLILGISIFVSSIIAFCRGILQGLLRIKELSLTWLTESTLKILFLLFLISLGLLGSFLSLTLASLVTGILFFFYILRIMKFERKIRINFSIVKYAIPISLTSASYRLFGDLDNIIIMSFLGSYFSGIYGYSSLISRGVYMISSSISIPLLPKIAKSKDKNLLKKALILNTLFSSFILLPIFLFPGFFLEFFFHAKTLEGEICLKILLLSSLFMSYFNIISSYLQGVNRAKLSFYIIVLGILINTILNIILIKLYGIVGGSLATLLASLSILIIALMVVRR, from the coding sequence TTGATAAAAGATAGCTTATATATTCTCATGTCAAATATATATAGCAAGTTCATGGCATATCTTTTTTATTACCTAACAGCCATATTTTTAGGAACCTCATCCTTTGGAATTTTAAGAGCTTTACTTCCAATTTTAGACACTCTAACAATTTTTTTTACTTCAGGAATTCCTCCATCTATAGCCAAGTTCTTAGCTGAAGATAAAGAGAAGGATTTAGGAAATTATTTAGGGATCTTATTTCTCATGCTTTTCCTATCAATCTTTGGCTTTATAGTAATGATTAATATTAAGTATCTATTAGGTGGAGGTTACTTAGAGATTGATAACTCTATCTACTTAATCCTTGGAATTTCAATTTTTGTCTCCTCAATTATAGCCTTCTGTAGGGGCATTTTACAAGGACTTTTAAGGATAAAGGAGTTAAGCCTAACCTGGCTTACAGAGAGTACTTTAAAGATTTTATTTTTATTATTTCTTATCTCCTTAGGACTTTTAGGCTCTTTCTTATCTTTAACTTTAGCCTCCTTGGTTACAGGAATTCTTTTCTTCTTTTATATATTAAGGATTATGAAATTTGAGAGAAAGATAAGGATAAATTTTTCTATAGTTAAGTATGCTATCCCAATCTCTTTAACCTCAGCCTCTTACAGGCTCTTTGGAGATCTTGACAATATTATTATTATGTCCTTCCTTGGCAGTTATTTCAGTGGTATCTATGGCTACTCCTCCCTAATATCAAGGGGAGTCTATATGATCTCCTCTTCCATCTCAATCCCTTTACTCCCAAAAATAGCCAAGAGTAAAGATAAAAATTTATTAAAAAAAGCTTTAATTTTAAATACTCTCTTCTCTTCTTTTATCTTACTCCCTATTTTTCTCTTCCCAGGATTTTTTTTAGAGTTCTTCTTTCATGCTAAAACTTTAGAAGGAGAAATTTGCTTAAAAATTCTTCTTCTCTCCTCTCTTTTCATGAGTTACTTTAATATTATCTCTTCCTATCTTCAAGGTGTTAATAGGGCTAAGCTCTCCTTTTATATCATTGTTCTTGGCATCCTCATAAATACAATATTAAATATTATATTGATTAAGCTCTATGGGATAGTTGGAGGTAGCTTAGCCACACTATTGGCCTCTCTCTCAATATTAATTATAGCTCTTATGGTTGTGAGAAGATGA
- a CDS encoding chemotaxis protein CheC, producing the protein MSLLKPIFKLIEISKEAVSNMEGAFSELTGENVNIFFLGLRFALIDFVPEQFGEEFYKSVRIDFNGALSGKSLILIPEKDAVKLEKLLLVDILWDSLVHKSDLPDYEELESSLIGEVGNIVVSAFLNVFANKLKDEINITPPEFIKDVGFSIVESVIAEISEKSDVVMLFDIKVEIIGKFPIKCYLLILIDPDSLSKLDKLFT; encoded by the coding sequence ATGAGTCTATTAAAGCCAATTTTCAAGCTTATTGAGATATCTAAAGAAGCTGTTTCTAATATGGAAGGTGCCTTTTCTGAGCTAACTGGGGAAAATGTAAATATCTTCTTTTTAGGGTTAAGATTTGCTTTAATTGATTTTGTCCCTGAACAGTTTGGAGAGGAATTTTATAAATCTGTTAGAATAGACTTTAATGGAGCCTTGTCTGGGAAGAGTTTAATTTTAATCCCAGAAAAAGATGCTGTGAAGTTAGAAAAGCTTTTATTAGTTGATATTTTATGGGATAGCTTAGTTCATAAATCTGATCTTCCAGATTATGAAGAGCTGGAAAGCTCTTTAATTGGAGAGGTAGGAAATATAGTAGTATCAGCATTTTTAAATGTCTTTGCAAATAAATTAAAAGATGAGATTAACATAACTCCACCTGAGTTTATTAAGGATGTAGGATTTTCAATAGTTGAGAGTGTAATAGCTGAAATTTCTGAAAAAAGTGATGTAGTTATGCTATTTGACATAAAAGTAGAGATAATAGGAAAATTCCCAATAAAATGTTATTTATTAATTTTAATAGACCCAGACTCACTATCTAAGTTAGACAAGCTCTTTACTTAG
- a CDS encoding histidinol phosphate phosphatase domain-containing protein, translated as MRYDFHMHTVYSDGELIPSELARRAKVLGHKVIAITDHGDFSNYKELIEKALLSKEIEKYLDIKIIAGVELTHVPPKAIPKLARKAKDCGAEIVVVHGETIVEPVEEGTNYYASMSEDVDILAHPGIIDKETAENLKENNIFLEITSRRGHSLTNGLTLKIGREYKIPMVVNTDTHSPKDIINFEFAKKVCLGCGMTEKEAEKALKEYPKELLKRLGLL; from the coding sequence ATGAGATATGATTTTCACATGCATACAGTTTACAGTGATGGGGAACTAATCCCTTCAGAGCTTGCAAGGAGGGCTAAGGTTTTAGGGCATAAGGTTATAGCTATAACTGATCATGGAGACTTCTCTAACTATAAAGAGTTGATAGAGAAAGCTCTCCTCTCTAAGGAGATTGAGAAATATTTAGACATAAAAATTATTGCTGGAGTTGAACTTACTCATGTTCCTCCTAAGGCTATTCCTAAACTTGCAAGGAAAGCTAAAGACTGTGGAGCTGAGATTGTAGTGGTTCATGGAGAAACCATAGTTGAGCCAGTTGAGGAGGGGACTAATTACTATGCCTCAATGTCAGAGGATGTTGATATCTTAGCCCATCCAGGAATTATTGATAAAGAGACAGCTGAAAACCTAAAAGAGAATAATATCTTCCTTGAAATTACTTCAAGGAGAGGACATAGCTTAACCAATGGCTTAACTCTAAAGATAGGGAGAGAGTATAAAATTCCAATGGTTGTTAATACAGACACCCATAGCCCTAAAGACATAATAAACTTTGAGTTTGCTAAAAAAGTTTGCTTAGGCTGTGGGATGACAGAAAAAGAGGCTGAAAAAGCTTTAAAAGAGTATCCAAAAGAGTTATTAAAGAGGTTAGGATTGCTCTAA
- the hisC gene encoding histidinol-phosphate transaminase has protein sequence MKVREEVKKLKPYVPGKSKEEIIKRYGVKRIIKLGSNENPWGASPKVKERIIKELDRIHEYPEPINEELLEELENFLGVSKENIIVGGDGADEVLDILFKTFVDKGDEVIIPIPTFTQYRVLAQIYGAKIRFGKFDKEREFKLDVDSVLENISEKTKLIFLCSPNNPTGNLIDDEAIKEIVESTEALVVIDHAYIEYSSRGDWTRKIEKYNNILILRTFSKVFGLAGLRVGYGVANEEIINYMLRVKPAFSLTRLSQVAAIEALRDKEFFNKCVKDGIKSRELLYKGLKEFEELKVYPSEANYVLVELKTMSSKEFCEELLKRGVIVRDCSSFDGLGENYVRISIGTFEEIKEFLDILRDIFR, from the coding sequence ATGAAAGTTAGAGAGGAAGTGAAAAAATTAAAGCCCTATGTTCCTGGGAAGTCTAAAGAAGAAATTATAAAGAGATATGGAGTTAAGAGAATAATTAAGTTAGGGTCAAATGAAAACCCTTGGGGGGCTTCTCCAAAAGTTAAAGAAAGAATTATTAAAGAGCTTGATAGGATTCATGAGTATCCTGAGCCCATAAATGAAGAGTTGTTAGAGGAGTTGGAAAACTTCTTAGGAGTTTCTAAAGAAAATATTATTGTTGGTGGGGATGGAGCTGATGAAGTCTTAGACATTCTATTTAAAACCTTTGTAGATAAGGGAGATGAAGTTATTATTCCAATCCCTACCTTTACTCAGTATAGGGTTTTAGCTCAAATTTATGGAGCTAAAATAAGGTTTGGGAAGTTTGATAAGGAGAGAGAGTTTAAGTTAGATGTTGATAGTGTCTTAGAAAATATTAGTGAGAAAACAAAATTAATTTTTTTATGCTCTCCAAATAATCCAACTGGAAACTTAATAGATGATGAAGCTATAAAGGAGATAGTTGAGAGTACAGAGGCTTTAGTAGTTATTGATCATGCTTATATTGAATACAGTAGTAGAGGAGATTGGACAAGAAAGATAGAAAAATATAACAATATTTTAATTTTAAGAACCTTCTCTAAGGTGTTTGGCTTAGCTGGCTTAAGAGTGGGTTATGGAGTAGCCAATGAAGAAATTATAAACTATATGCTTAGAGTTAAGCCAGCCTTTAGCTTAACAAGACTTAGCCAAGTAGCAGCTATAGAGGCCTTAAGAGACAAAGAGTTCTTTAATAAGTGTGTGAAAGATGGGATAAAAAGTAGGGAGCTTCTCTATAAAGGATTAAAAGAATTTGAAGAGCTTAAAGTTTATCCCTCTGAGGCAAACTATGTTTTAGTTGAGCTAAAAACAATGTCTTCAAAAGAGTTCTGTGAAGAGCTTTTAAAGAGAGGAGTTATAGTTAGAGACTGCTCATCCTTTGATGGGTTAGGGGAGAACTATGTTAGAATCTCCATAGGAACCTTTGAAGAAATAAAAGAGTTCTTAGATATCTTGAGAGATATTTTTAGATAA